TTCAGCGTTTGAAGGAGGTCTTTGGAGATCTGCCATTTGTCGCGGAGGATCTTGGGCTGATCACCCCCGAGGTGGACGAGCTGCGGGAGCACTTTGGCATGCCAGGTATGCGTATTCTGCAGTTCGGGTTCTCGGATCGTGGCGCACATCTCTATCTCCCCCATCGGTACGTTCCGAATACGGTGGTGTACACGGGCACGCACGACAACAACACGACGCTGGGTTGGTGGCGGGATGATGTGAGCGATGTCGAGCGTACGAATGTGCAAACCTATCTGCAGAAGATCGATCACGACGAAGATATCGTCTGGGCGATGATTCGTGCGGCGGCTCGGTCTGTGGCGAATCTCTGCGTCTTTCCGATGCAGGATGTGTTGCATCTGGGCAGCGAAGCGAGAATGAATACGCCGTCGGCTGGAGCGGGGAACTGGTGCTGGCGGTACGGGCTGAACGCCGTGCATCCGGACTTTGCAGCTCAGCTGGCCGACCTGATGGCGATGACCGATCGTGATGGATGGGAGAAGCCATCGGAGGGGGTCGAAGCAGGCAAGCCGGTAGAAGAGGCGTCGAAACGGGCAGAGCTGGGCGCGAACGTTTAGACTGAATAAGTATCTTTAATCTCTTAGGAGCACCAAAGCATGCCTCTCTCTGGCGAAGCAATCCGCACTATGAACTACGTTGATGACATCTCGGTAACGCTACGCCGCATTCTAGCAGTGCTGCCGTCGCTGACAGAGGAGGAGCGCCAGCGCGTGTCCGAGCATATCAAGGGCGCAGAACCGAGCTACGACTCCGTAATCGCTGCGGTCGCGAGCAAAAAGTGATGCAGGAGGTTGCGCGCCAGCTGCTTCCCGAGATTCGCAGGGTTGCGATTATCGGAGCGGGAGTGGCTGGCCGCAGCTTCGCTTTAGCTTGTGCCGCGGCGGGCTTTGACGTGGTGCTCGAAGACGTGATGCCGGCCAATCTGTGGCGGGCCGAGGCGGAATACTCGGACCTGAGCAAGCGCGTTGCGGCGGGAAGCCTGGAGTTGGCCGCGACGGTTGAAGATGCCGTTCGCACGGCTGATATTGCCGTCGACTTTGTGCCGGATGAGCTCGAGTCGAAGCTTGAAATCTTCAGCATGATCGACCGGATGGCCCCGCCCAAAACAATTCTGTGTACACCAAGTTATGCGCTGAGCATTACGGATCTGGCGTCCTGTGTCTACAGGCCGGATCGGTGCGTTGCTGTGCGGGGCGAACTTGTGCGGGGTGATGCAGCCGTAGCGCCGGTGGTACAGGTGTTATATCCGGCGGCTACCTTGAAGCCGATTGTCGAGACTGTCAGCCGGTTTCTCTCTACACTTGGACTTGCGGTACAGGCGGAGGCGGACACGGAGGAGCCTGCGCTGATCAAGAACGTCTCCCGGGCGACACACTAGTTGCTTTCCTGTTGCAGTTATCCCT
The nucleotide sequence above comes from Tunturibacter empetritectus. Encoded proteins:
- a CDS encoding 3-hydroxyacyl-CoA dehydrogenase NAD-binding domain-containing protein produces the protein MQEVARQLLPEIRRVAIIGAGVAGRSFALACAAAGFDVVLEDVMPANLWRAEAEYSDLSKRVAAGSLELAATVEDAVRTADIAVDFVPDELESKLEIFSMIDRMAPPKTILCTPSYALSITDLASCVYRPDRCVAVRGELVRGDAAVAPVVQVLYPAATLKPIVETVSRFLSTLGLAVQAEADTEEPALIKNVSRATH